In Polaribacter sp. Hel_I_88, the following proteins share a genomic window:
- a CDS encoding arylsulfatase codes for MKVVNSLKVLALCVFTISCKSKKAEDPQIKPNIVVIYLDDLGYGDLSCYGATELSTPNIDALANEGVKFTNGYATSATCTPSRYGLLTGVYPWRNKDAKILPGTAPLLIGTEQQTLATMLKKEGYQTAVVGKWHLGLGTGIVDWNKKVTPGPNQVGFEYSYVMAATQDRVPTVYIDNGFVDGLDQNDPIEINYAKNFEGQPTGKDNPELLRMKWHHGHNSSIINGIPRIGYMKGGESAKWVDEDMADHFLKKAQTYVKEHKEKPFFLYYAMQQPHVPRTPHQRFVGATKLGPRGDVIAEADWAVGEFMKTLKEEGVLDNTLVIFSSDNGPVLNDGYFDDAVEKLGNHKPSGPLRGGKYSLYEAGVRVPFITYWKGKIQPTTSDALVCQVDVLNSISALVGSDASAKDSQNLLATFLGETKSGRENLVIEATTRTAFRKGDWLLIPPYKGKAVLPEVNIEIGNSDVFQLYNLKDDVGQQNNLAASKPVLLQELIKSFEAIRGMDYKNVEAVELK; via the coding sequence TTATGGAGCTACAGAATTAAGTACGCCTAATATCGATGCTTTAGCAAATGAAGGCGTTAAATTTACGAATGGTTACGCCACTTCAGCTACGTGTACACCAAGTCGTTATGGTTTACTTACTGGTGTGTATCCTTGGCGAAATAAAGACGCTAAAATATTACCAGGTACAGCACCTTTATTAATAGGTACAGAACAACAAACCTTAGCAACAATGCTAAAAAAAGAGGGCTATCAAACAGCAGTTGTGGGTAAATGGCACTTAGGTTTAGGAACAGGAATTGTAGATTGGAACAAAAAAGTAACCCCAGGCCCAAATCAAGTGGGTTTTGAGTATTCCTATGTAATGGCAGCAACACAAGATCGCGTGCCAACAGTATATATAGACAATGGTTTTGTTGATGGTTTAGATCAAAATGATCCTATTGAAATTAATTATGCTAAAAACTTTGAAGGTCAGCCTACAGGAAAAGACAATCCAGAATTATTAAGAATGAAATGGCATCATGGTCATAATAGTTCTATAATAAACGGAATTCCAAGAATTGGTTATATGAAAGGTGGTGAATCTGCTAAATGGGTGGATGAAGATATGGCAGATCATTTTCTTAAAAAAGCCCAAACGTATGTAAAAGAGCATAAAGAAAAACCTTTCTTTTTGTATTATGCAATGCAACAGCCACACGTGCCAAGAACACCTCACCAACGTTTTGTGGGAGCAACTAAATTAGGCCCAAGAGGAGATGTGATTGCAGAGGCAGATTGGGCTGTTGGAGAGTTTATGAAAACGTTAAAAGAAGAAGGTGTTCTAGACAATACGTTGGTTATTTTTTCTAGTGATAATGGACCTGTTTTAAATGATGGCTATTTTGATGATGCCGTTGAAAAATTAGGAAATCACAAGCCAAGTGGTCCTTTAAGAGGGGGAAAATACAGTTTGTATGAAGCGGGTGTTCGTGTTCCATTTATTACTTACTGGAAAGGGAAAATTCAACCAACTACATCTGATGCATTGGTTTGTCAAGTAGATGTGTTAAATTCTATTTCTGCACTGGTTGGCAGTGATGCAAGTGCAAAAGATAGCCAGAACTTACTGGCAACCTTTTTAGGAGAGACAAAATCAGGAAGAGAAAATTTGGTCATCGAAGCCACTACAAGAACTGCTTTTAGAAAAGGAGATTGGTTATTAATACCTCCATACAAAGGAAAAGCTGTTTTACCTGAAGTAAATATAGAAATTGGTAATTCTGATGTTTTTCAATTGTATAATCTAAAAGACGATGTAGGACAACAGAATAATTTAGCCGCATCAAAACCAGTATTGTTGCAAGAGTTAATTAAATCTTTTGAAGCTATTAGAGGTATGGATTACAAAAATGTTGAAGCAGTTGAATTAAAATAG
- a CDS encoding arylsulfatase, whose product MKSNLKIKSLLYIGLLSIVFSCTSQSKKEKAAEDLTGNKPNIIYILADDLGYADLSVYGQQKINTPNIDMLATRGMLFTQHYAGAPVCAPSRSSLMSGQHTGKTSIRSNSKAPNVEEGQPPMSGETVTVAEVLKQAGYVTGAFGKWGLGYIGSEGDPNNQGFDEFFGYNCQTQAHRFYPTHLWNNREKYFLEGNDWKNTVTYSADVIHEKALGFIEKNKDKPFFMYYPSTLPHAELLVPNDEIFKAQKEKFGAEVPYKGKNGNDKGLDYGEDLEVKGYTTQANPHATFAAMVIRLDKHVGEVVAKLKELGIEENTLIVFSSDNGPHAEGGADPEFFNSNGIFKGIKRDLYEGGIREPMIVQWPKMVKAGSTSDHISAFWDVLPTVAEIVNIDAPTESQGISFLPALLGKQQKEHEYLYWEFHEKKGRQAVRAGNWKGVRLQMSKNPNALIELYDLSKDPGEENNIAEEYPEIVAKLSDFMKEAHVKNDRYKFDYEKDK is encoded by the coding sequence ATGAAATCAAACTTAAAAATTAAAAGTTTACTTTATATTGGACTTTTAAGTATTGTGTTTTCTTGCACAAGTCAATCTAAAAAAGAAAAGGCAGCAGAGGATTTAACTGGTAACAAACCAAACATCATTTATATTTTAGCAGATGATTTAGGGTATGCAGATCTTTCTGTGTATGGGCAACAAAAAATCAATACACCTAATATAGATATGTTGGCCACCAGAGGAATGTTGTTTACACAGCATTATGCAGGTGCTCCAGTTTGTGCCCCTTCAAGGTCTTCATTAATGAGTGGGCAACATACAGGTAAAACTTCTATTCGTAGTAACTCGAAAGCACCAAATGTAGAAGAGGGGCAACCACCAATGAGCGGTGAGACTGTAACAGTAGCAGAAGTGCTGAAGCAAGCTGGTTATGTTACTGGTGCATTTGGAAAATGGGGATTAGGATATATTGGTTCAGAGGGTGATCCAAATAATCAAGGATTTGATGAGTTTTTTGGTTATAATTGTCAAACTCAAGCGCATCGTTTTTATCCAACACATCTTTGGAATAATAGAGAAAAATACTTTTTAGAAGGTAATGATTGGAAAAATACAGTAACCTATTCTGCTGATGTAATTCATGAAAAGGCATTAGGATTTATAGAAAAGAACAAAGACAAACCTTTCTTTATGTACTATCCTTCAACATTGCCGCATGCCGAGCTTTTAGTACCTAATGATGAAATTTTTAAAGCGCAAAAAGAAAAATTTGGAGCAGAAGTTCCTTACAAAGGTAAAAATGGAAACGATAAAGGTTTAGATTATGGAGAGGATTTAGAGGTTAAAGGATATACAACCCAAGCCAATCCTCATGCAACCTTTGCAGCCATGGTTATACGATTAGATAAACATGTTGGTGAGGTTGTTGCAAAATTGAAAGAATTAGGAATCGAGGAGAATACACTTATTGTATTTTCTAGTGATAATGGTCCGCATGCTGAAGGTGGTGCAGATCCAGAGTTTTTTAATAGCAACGGAATTTTTAAAGGCATCAAAAGAGATTTGTATGAAGGCGGAATTCGTGAACCGATGATTGTACAGTGGCCTAAAATGGTAAAGGCAGGAAGTACTTCAGATCATATTTCTGCTTTTTGGGATGTGTTACCCACAGTTGCAGAAATCGTAAATATCGATGCACCAACCGAAAGTCAAGGAATTTCTTTTTTACCAGCCTTGTTGGGAAAACAACAAAAGGAACACGAATATTTATATTGGGAATTTCATGAGAAAAAAGGTCGTCAGGCTGTAAGAGCAGGAAATTGGAAAGGCGTGCGTTTACAGATGTCTAAAAACCCAAATGCTCTTATTGAATTGTATGATTTAAGCAAAGACCCAGGAGAAGAAAATAATATTGCTGAAGAATATCCTGAAATAGTAGCTAAGCTTTCAGATTTTATGAAAGAAGCTCATGTAAAAAATGATAGGTATAAGTTTGATTACGAAAAAGACAAGTAA
- a CDS encoding hybrid sensor histidine kinase/response regulator transcription factor → MRKIFITLLFLFFSFLSFGKQEQDINFKNIDNKQGLSQNGVTCIFQDKDGYMWFGTHYGLNRYNGLNIETYYGGDSKKELGSNTINAITQDTSGNIWIATHQGISVFNPITEKFFNLGKYEAKKGIFNQNILSMNLIDKKIILTSSEGIWRINPGNELFTEEIARSISKNIDDFNVKLAFNYGSLRVFEKDNNDSYWLTTDNKVLDAKIINNELIILDTITIEKSKKVTITAFLKDNFSNIWVGTSSNGLYHIREEKGKYITIKIYPKKNSSNKFSRITNIIKDYENNILVTSRSDGTIIISEDEIKKKDLSQIKINSLELYTQKIKSIYQSRDKTLWIGSLGNGVYFQNKSGLKFKNYQIKDKINSPVVNNTRSITKDSFGRLWLGSLFEGLYIYDATNTKVEKLLLNDKSIFSLCKIDDTHILVGSSDGLYLINYDKTNFVAKKLLTNNNIESVIFSITHSENQYWVASERGLMSFTLTENYQISNLIDYESEIPLNISSLKAMRVVNYDPHHNILWIGSQSNGLIKAVLNEDYTIKDFYAINSSSDKSQANEYICDILIENKNQIWIGSRNGLIDLKLSNTGDITNIKKFTIEDGFPSNLVQSVKSDLSGNLWIGTNKGLVKFNKQTNDIITYDINDGVQGLEFSEHASYKDFDNFLYFGGTNGVSKFSPDFSVSEGFSEGVDIKDIIINGININERRYFKDSTNAITLSHFENNVKFNFISPNFINPKKQKYLYQLKGFDKDWKSTKNYVAEYSNLPKGNYVFEVKSIYENGTSSDQISTIEIKIEPSIWLTLPAYILYVIVVIAFIYVISTITKKRLERKNKELLKNRYHEQMEKVNKSKIEFFINISHEIRTPLTLILCSIEKLLSNFKLNQKQENEALTIDRNVHRILELTNELLSIRKMETGNYNLRVQYDDIMLFLQNTKVSFDGLAKKKGIKLSIKTYTSELFMWFDKNALEKIIYNLISNAIKYTNEKGSIEIKVKLSKNKQFLNVKVIDTGIGIDKKHVSKIFNRFYNQGGNIDRYVSGFGIGLSLTKSLVDLHKGNISVTSELHKGSVFTLSLPLDDSLFSEEEKVDRMLWETSLPTVLNTDDNDDKEEIPSLEPEKNKKEQSKSTKPTLLYIDDNTELLMSISDYFSDHYQIFTAENGVSGLKIANDLQPDIIISDIVMPEMDGLELCKTLKNDINTSHIPVILLTAMGDIDSQLHGVESGADYYIPKPFNIKLLSLTVKNLIESRNKLKNLFLTNEYSDSKDITTNTKDQEFIDNLLSYVNEHIEDDNLNINTIADAFAMSRSTFFRKIKVITGTTGKQFIDSVRLKKATQLLTQSDLNISEIGYAVGHSNPQYFSKWFKSYYKVSPTEYKSQHKKVE, encoded by the coding sequence ATGAGAAAAATTTTTATTACGCTTCTTTTCCTTTTTTTTTCATTTCTTTCTTTTGGCAAGCAAGAACAAGATATCAACTTTAAAAACATTGATAATAAACAAGGTCTCTCACAAAACGGCGTTACTTGTATTTTTCAAGACAAAGATGGCTACATGTGGTTTGGCACCCATTATGGTCTAAATAGATACAATGGATTAAATATCGAAACGTATTATGGAGGAGACAGCAAGAAAGAACTGGGTAGCAACACCATAAATGCAATTACGCAAGACACTTCTGGCAATATTTGGATTGCAACACATCAAGGAATATCCGTTTTTAATCCGATTACTGAAAAGTTCTTTAACTTGGGTAAATATGAAGCTAAAAAGGGAATATTTAATCAAAACATATTGTCTATGAATTTGATTGATAAAAAAATAATTTTAACAAGCTCTGAAGGTATTTGGAGAATTAATCCTGGAAATGAGCTTTTTACCGAAGAAATTGCGAGATCAATCAGTAAAAATATTGATGATTTTAATGTAAAATTAGCATTTAATTATGGTTCATTAAGAGTTTTTGAAAAAGATAATAATGATAGTTACTGGTTAACTACAGACAATAAGGTTTTAGATGCTAAAATTATTAATAACGAACTCATAATCTTAGATACAATTACGATTGAAAAATCAAAAAAGGTTACGATTACAGCCTTTTTAAAAGATAATTTTTCTAATATATGGGTTGGAACTAGTAGTAACGGTTTATATCATATTCGTGAGGAAAAAGGGAAGTATATAACCATCAAAATATATCCTAAAAAAAATAGCTCCAATAAATTTTCTAGAATAACAAATATTATTAAAGATTATGAAAATAATATTTTGGTAACTTCCAGAAGTGATGGTACTATTATAATTTCTGAAGACGAAATTAAAAAAAAGGATTTATCTCAAATTAAAATCAATTCTTTAGAATTATATACCCAAAAAATAAAAAGTATCTATCAATCTCGTGATAAAACTTTATGGATTGGATCTCTTGGAAACGGCGTCTACTTTCAAAATAAATCAGGATTAAAATTTAAAAACTATCAAATAAAAGATAAAATTAATTCTCCTGTAGTTAATAACACTAGATCTATCACAAAAGATTCTTTTGGTAGGCTTTGGTTAGGCTCTTTATTTGAAGGTTTATATATTTATGACGCTACGAATACTAAAGTAGAAAAACTACTACTCAACGATAAATCAATTTTTTCACTTTGTAAAATAGATGATACTCATATTTTAGTTGGAAGTTCTGATGGATTATATTTAATAAACTACGACAAAACCAATTTTGTTGCCAAAAAATTATTGACAAATAATAACATAGAAAGCGTAATTTTTTCTATTACCCACAGCGAAAACCAATATTGGGTTGCTTCCGAAAGAGGATTGATGAGTTTTACTTTAACAGAAAACTATCAAATATCTAATCTTATTGATTATGAATCTGAAATACCTTTAAATATATCTTCTTTAAAAGCCATGCGCGTTGTAAATTACGACCCTCATCATAATATACTTTGGATTGGCAGTCAATCAAATGGTTTGATAAAAGCTGTATTGAATGAAGATTATACGATTAAAGATTTTTATGCAATTAACAGTTCTTCAGATAAATCTCAAGCCAATGAGTATATATGTGATATTTTAATTGAAAATAAAAACCAAATATGGATAGGCTCTAGAAATGGTTTAATCGATTTAAAACTATCAAATACTGGTGATATTACCAACATAAAAAAATTTACGATTGAAGATGGTTTTCCTAGTAATTTAGTACAATCTGTTAAAAGTGATCTTTCAGGAAATTTATGGATTGGCACCAATAAAGGTTTGGTAAAATTTAACAAACAAACGAACGATATTATCACGTACGATATTAATGACGGTGTACAAGGTTTAGAATTCTCAGAACATGCATCTTATAAAGATTTTGACAACTTTCTTTATTTTGGAGGTACTAACGGTGTTTCAAAATTTTCTCCCGATTTTAGTGTCTCAGAAGGATTTTCAGAAGGTGTTGACATTAAAGACATCATTATTAATGGAATAAACATCAATGAAAGACGCTATTTTAAAGATTCTACCAACGCTATTACATTATCTCATTTTGAAAATAATGTAAAATTCAACTTTATCTCCCCAAACTTTATAAATCCGAAGAAGCAAAAATATCTATACCAACTAAAAGGCTTTGATAAAGATTGGAAAAGCACTAAAAATTATGTTGCTGAATATTCAAATTTACCAAAAGGAAATTATGTTTTTGAAGTTAAATCAATTTATGAAAATGGAACTTCGAGCGATCAAATTTCAACAATAGAAATAAAAATTGAACCTTCTATTTGGCTCACATTACCTGCTTATATTTTATACGTTATTGTTGTTATTGCTTTTATTTATGTAATCTCTACGATTACTAAAAAACGTCTTGAAAGAAAAAATAAAGAACTTTTAAAGAATCGATATCATGAGCAAATGGAAAAGGTTAATAAATCGAAAATTGAATTCTTTATTAATATTTCTCATGAAATAAGAACACCTCTTACTCTTATTTTATGCTCTATAGAAAAACTACTTTCTAATTTTAAATTAAATCAAAAACAAGAAAACGAAGCGTTAACTATCGATAGAAATGTGCATCGTATTTTAGAGTTGACTAATGAATTATTGTCCATCCGTAAAATGGAAACAGGAAATTATAATTTAAGAGTTCAATATGATGATATTATGCTGTTTTTACAGAACACAAAAGTTTCTTTCGATGGCTTGGCAAAGAAAAAGGGTATTAAATTATCAATCAAAACCTATACAAGTGAATTATTTATGTGGTTTGATAAAAATGCGCTTGAAAAAATAATTTACAATTTAATTTCGAATGCTATTAAATATACAAATGAAAAAGGATCAATAGAAATTAAAGTAAAGCTATCAAAAAACAAACAATTTTTAAACGTTAAAGTTATCGATACAGGCATAGGAATTGATAAAAAACATGTATCAAAAATATTCAACCGATTTTACAACCAAGGTGGTAATATCGACAGATATGTAAGTGGATTTGGTATTGGTCTATCACTCACAAAATCATTAGTAGATTTGCATAAAGGAAATATATCAGTAACAAGCGAACTGCACAAAGGATCAGTTTTTACTCTAAGTTTACCTTTAGATGACAGCTTGTTTTCTGAAGAAGAAAAGGTAGATAGAATGCTTTGGGAGACTAGTTTGCCAACTGTTTTAAATACTGATGATAACGATGATAAGGAAGAAATTCCTTCTTTAGAACCAGAAAAAAACAAAAAAGAGCAATCAAAATCGACTAAACCAACACTGCTGTATATAGATGATAATACAGAACTACTTATGAGCATAAGCGATTATTTTTCTGATCATTATCAAATATTTACTGCAGAAAATGGAGTAAGCGGACTTAAAATAGCCAATGATTTGCAGCCTGATATTATTATTAGTGATATTGTGATGCCAGAAATGGATGGCTTAGAATTGTGTAAAACACTAAAAAATGATATCAATACATCGCATATACCTGTTATTCTTTTAACAGCAATGGGAGATATTGACAGTCAATTGCATGGTGTAGAATCTGGTGCAGATTACTACATTCCAAAACCGTTTAATATTAAGCTTTTAAGCTTAACCGTTAAAAACTTAATCGAATCTAGAAACAAACTAAAAAATTTATTTTTAACAAACGAGTATTCTGACTCTAAAGACATTACAACAAATACCAAAGACCAAGAGTTTATCGATAATCTACTAAGCTATGTAAACGAGCATATAGAAGATGATAATTTAAATATTAACACCATTGCAGATGCTTTTGCTATGAGTCGTTCCACCTTTTTTAGAAAAATAAAAGTAATTACAGGAACCACAGGGAAACAATTTATTGATTCTGTGCGATTAAAAAAAGCGACGCAACTCTTAACTCAGTCAGATTTAAATATCTCTGAAATCGGTTATGCTGTGGGACATTCTAACCCACAATACTTTTCTAAATGGTTTAAATCTTATTACAAAGTGTCTCCAACAGAGTACAAATCTCAACATAAAAAAGTGGAATAA
- a CDS encoding glycoside hydrolase family 36 protein: protein MLNLFRNTLFLAAFIIFFTSCNNKTESKIDVILYTSHSSISSTVEIEKNNNGQKYIRILFKNNSDKIDYLDSLNIVISPPKMASNKTKVVFGGTCMGRTPIHQTLTTDTESKSGTYQMLQLQNDQFSITGILSWNTFLPYIHYDEKKGIIVKANGEGKPIEPGETVEFEKILLDSNNSWQDLLFKYGEEIAKEQNIKPKAPLQLKGWSTWDYYGRVYNTKDVLKNIDQLALEEKDANIIQIDGGWWTDRGDYLSVRNNLQGGMKAIADYAKSKGFRAGIHLDGFRADKKSDLYKTNPDWFLKDQDGETICLAIDKGDTFMEYIYFDFSNPAVCDYMKNTLKTIRTEWGYSYFKIDFMRYGLLESILAEHAVKNDRNSNAVTKVLAYDNTMTSVERTRAGLKAMREGIADGFFLGCSSIFGPTLGIVDGLRTGQDISPTFEYYKATTFQNAGNFYLNSTVVQNDADYLVVRNKFDEEPERAWGKTKFGGNTTLNEAEMWSNYISLFGGIKINSDNLITLREERKQLISNAFSLKTANRFIPLDLWSHAKTKNDAFNVLLAENEDGVYLALFNWDEFDQNFSLKGLKTTQLTNQKSKEQHTIAKEQWNINLEKHSSIVLKVERGDFDVLRKSINTNLTQIIDNKKAVLITK, encoded by the coding sequence ATGTTAAATTTATTTAGAAACACGCTTTTTTTAGCGGCCTTTATCATTTTTTTTACGAGCTGTAACAACAAAACAGAAAGTAAAATTGACGTTATTTTGTATACATCTCATAGTAGTATTTCATCTACTGTAGAAATTGAAAAAAACAATAATGGTCAAAAGTATATTCGCATTTTATTTAAAAATAATAGCGACAAAATAGACTACCTAGATTCATTAAATATTGTGATTAGCCCTCCAAAAATGGCTTCCAATAAAACCAAGGTAGTTTTTGGTGGCACATGTATGGGCAGAACGCCAATTCATCAAACCTTAACAACAGATACAGAAAGTAAAAGTGGAACCTACCAAATGTTGCAACTCCAAAACGATCAATTTTCTATTACAGGAATTCTTAGTTGGAACACTTTCTTACCTTATATTCATTATGATGAAAAAAAGGGGATTATTGTAAAAGCGAATGGCGAAGGCAAACCAATTGAGCCAGGAGAAACCGTTGAATTTGAAAAAATATTATTGGACAGCAATAATTCGTGGCAAGATTTATTATTTAAATATGGAGAAGAAATAGCGAAAGAACAAAACATAAAACCTAAAGCGCCACTGCAACTAAAAGGTTGGTCTACATGGGATTATTACGGAAGAGTTTATAACACTAAAGATGTTCTTAAAAATATAGACCAACTTGCCTTAGAAGAAAAAGATGCAAATATTATTCAGATTGATGGTGGCTGGTGGACAGATAGAGGCGATTATTTAAGCGTACGTAATAATTTGCAAGGTGGTATGAAAGCCATTGCAGATTATGCAAAATCAAAAGGTTTTAGAGCAGGTATTCATCTTGATGGATTTAGAGCTGATAAAAAATCTGACCTATATAAAACAAATCCAGACTGGTTTTTAAAAGATCAAGATGGAGAAACCATCTGTTTAGCTATCGATAAAGGTGATACTTTTATGGAATATATTTACTTTGATTTTTCCAATCCAGCTGTTTGCGACTACATGAAAAACACTTTAAAAACTATTCGTACAGAATGGGGTTATAGCTATTTTAAAATTGATTTTATGCGTTATGGTCTTTTAGAAAGTATTCTAGCAGAACACGCTGTAAAGAACGATAGAAATTCAAATGCGGTTACTAAAGTACTGGCTTATGATAATACAATGACCAGTGTAGAAAGAACACGCGCAGGTTTAAAAGCAATGAGAGAAGGTATAGCCGATGGTTTCTTTTTGGGTTGCTCTTCTATTTTTGGACCAACACTTGGCATTGTAGATGGGTTAAGAACAGGGCAAGATATTAGCCCTACTTTTGAATATTACAAAGCTACAACGTTTCAAAATGCAGGTAATTTTTACTTAAATAGTACAGTTGTTCAAAACGATGCCGATTATTTGGTTGTTAGAAATAAATTCGACGAAGAGCCAGAACGTGCTTGGGGTAAAACAAAATTTGGAGGCAATACAACATTAAATGAAGCTGAAATGTGGAGTAACTACATTTCGTTATTCGGAGGCATCAAAATAAATAGCGATAATTTAATTACATTAAGAGAAGAGCGTAAACAGCTTATTAGCAATGCATTTAGTCTTAAAACAGCAAACCGTTTTATTCCTTTAGATTTATGGAGTCATGCAAAAACTAAAAATGATGCTTTTAATGTGCTGCTAGCAGAAAATGAAGATGGCGTATATTTAGCTCTTTTTAATTGGGATGAATTTGATCAAAACTTTTCATTAAAAGGTCTTAAGACAACTCAATTAACAAATCAAAAATCAAAAGAACAACACACTATTGCAAAAGAACAATGGAATATTAACCTAGAGAAACATAGCTCTATAGTTTTAAAAGTGGAACGTGGAGATTTTGATGTATTGAGAAAATCAATAAATACTAATTTAACTCAAATAATAGATAACAAAAAAGCGGTTTTAATCACAAAATAG
- a CDS encoding RagB/SusD family nutrient uptake outer membrane protein, with protein MKISINKIILFLSVNILIITSCIPLEEDLSGVISIENLATEGDIETALTSIYRQVLITHADPHFLRTPTYGADDITTWEAGNKAPLRVFDRFDYGNGENANIVWLDHGWNNYWRTIYFSNSLINGLKTSTASQEAIAVGDAEARFFRALSYLNLVRTHGNMPIILDETTPTGEEVRATVLENYAHIEADLLIAEANLPAAGSTANFGRVSAAAAKTVLADLYLTWAGWPVKDNTKYQLAANKAKEIIDSGAFTLLPIDNLWLLESQNSSESIFSVQFSKSENIRSNYATAHSFHESRGFSDAFPELQFFNDFPDGPRKDATFYTEIPQRGVSGGNIIILDPATKPWQESQRKHPMYKKFTITADLTVANRVFDFRARELYRYAEVLLIYAEAQARIGETASSIEALNQVKRRAAGFDYSTPNPTIDVGSATPDEILAEKGWELAGEYKRWFDLIRTEKLEEIAALRDPAENVLPVRLPGKEQYITPIPFLAISTSSLQQNPEGFKIK; from the coding sequence ATGAAAATTTCAATAAATAAAATAATACTATTTCTATCAGTAAATATATTGATAATTACTTCTTGTATTCCTTTAGAAGAAGACTTATCAGGAGTAATAAGTATAGAAAACTTAGCAACGGAAGGAGACATTGAAACAGCGCTTACTTCTATTTATAGACAAGTGTTGATAACACATGCCGATCCACATTTTTTAAGAACACCAACCTATGGAGCAGATGATATTACTACCTGGGAAGCAGGAAACAAAGCGCCTCTTAGAGTATTTGATAGGTTTGATTATGGAAATGGAGAAAATGCTAATATAGTTTGGTTAGATCATGGCTGGAATAATTATTGGAGAACAATTTACTTTTCTAATAGCTTGATTAATGGACTTAAAACCTCTACTGCATCACAAGAAGCCATAGCAGTAGGCGATGCAGAAGCACGTTTTTTTAGAGCATTATCTTATTTAAATCTAGTAAGAACTCATGGGAATATGCCCATTATTTTAGATGAAACCACACCTACTGGAGAAGAAGTAAGAGCAACTGTATTAGAAAACTATGCGCACATTGAGGCTGATTTATTAATAGCCGAAGCCAATCTTCCTGCTGCTGGGTCTACTGCAAATTTTGGTAGAGTTTCTGCTGCGGCTGCTAAAACAGTGTTGGCAGATTTGTACTTAACTTGGGCTGGCTGGCCTGTTAAAGATAACACAAAATACCAGCTAGCAGCAAACAAAGCAAAAGAAATTATTGATTCAGGAGCATTTACATTGTTACCGATTGATAATTTATGGTTATTAGAAAGTCAAAATAGTAGCGAATCTATTTTTTCTGTACAATTTTCAAAATCTGAAAACATTAGGTCTAATTACGCAACAGCGCATAGCTTTCATGAATCAAGAGGTTTTTCTGATGCCTTTCCAGAATTACAATTCTTTAATGATTTTCCTGATGGCCCAAGAAAAGATGCCACTTTCTACACTGAAATACCACAAAGAGGTGTTTCTGGAGGAAATATTATTATTCTAGATCCAGCAACAAAGCCTTGGCAAGAATCTCAACGAAAACATCCTATGTACAAAAAATTTACTATTACTGCCGATTTAACTGTAGCGAATAGAGTTTTTGATTTTAGAGCAAGAGAATTATATAGGTACGCAGAAGTTCTTTTAATATATGCAGAAGCACAGGCAAGAATTGGTGAAACAGCAAGTTCTATTGAAGCTTTAAATCAAGTAAAAAGAAGAGCTGCTGGTTTTGATTACTCAACCCCAAACCCAACTATAGATGTAGGGTCTGCTACCCCAGATGAAATTTTAGCCGAAAAAGGTTGGGAATTAGCCGGAGAATACAAAAGATGGTTTGACTTGATTAGAACTGAAAAATTAGAGGAAATTGCAGCGTTAAGAGATCCTGCAGAAAATGTACTCCCTGTTAGACTACCTGGAAAAGAGCAATACATTACACCTATTCCGTTTTTAGCGATATCCACTAGCTCTTTACAGCAAAACCCTGAAGGTTTTAAAATTAAATAA